In Oreochromis niloticus isolate F11D_XX linkage group LG5, O_niloticus_UMD_NMBU, whole genome shotgun sequence, a single window of DNA contains:
- the LOC109202206 gene encoding uncharacterized protein LOC109202206 isoform X1 → MLKNISVSLGLLWYYYSGAETQEGGAADPEPGQQVEELAQMATTLPAGRTPGLDRVRDASDWKSGCSDSVLADTSPTGGPARMQPATAPIPTPEVGAAGLWQGPAPIPALRNKQSVLHRTSRRWGSRRHARGLTSRRRRSRSASHLDSQRWKTRRAKDLTCRRQRSRHAIGPAKPEGLVPRLASPPPEAVWSCACYATAACHAGVPPDPLHHWHHWIPSRPPELTPPCQFSLPGGVGVGLARWVPASVRRWGYVTGLVCGSTAGDADKPERQTQSCISGIKQRTGS, encoded by the exons atgctgaaaaacatAAGCGTGTCATTGGGTCTGCTGTGGTATTACTACAGTGGTGCTGAAACCCAGGAGGGGGGCGCAGCAGACCCAGAACCGGGCCAACAAGTGGAGGAGCTGGCCCAAATGGCGACCACGCTGCCAGCAGGAAGAACTCCAGGACTGGATCGTGTGCGGGATGCAAGTGATTGGAAATCTGGCTGCTCTGATTCGGTCCTGGCCGACACTTCCCCCACGGGTGGGCCGGCCAGGATGCAGCCTGCCACTGCACCCATCCCCACTCCTGAGGTGGGAGCAGCTGGTCTCTGGCAGGGGCCTGCACCAATCCCGGCTCTACGGAACAAACAGAGTGTACTCCACCGAACCAGCAGGAGGTGGGGGTCAAGGAGGCACGCGAGGGGCCTCACCAGCCGGAGACGGAG GTCAAGGAGCGCGAGTCACCTCGACAGCCAGAGGTGGAAGACGAGGCGCGCGAAGGACCTCACCTGCCGGAGGCAGAGGTCAAGGCACGCCATCGGTCCTGCGAAGCCGGAGGGCTTGGTGCCCAGACTGGCCTCACCTCCACCAGAGGCTGTTTGGTCCTGTGCCTGCTATGCCACAGCTGCTTGTCACGCGGGCGTCCCCCCGGACCCACTTCATCACTGGCACCACTGGATCCCCAGCCGGCCACCTGAACTCACGCCTCCCTGTCAATTTTCTCTCCCGGGGGGTGTGGGGGTAGGTTTGGCAAGATGGGTCCCGGCCTCAGTTCGGCGATGGGGGTATGTGACGGGGCTGGTCTGCGGTTCCACTGCAGGGGATGCGGACAAACCTGAGCGGCAAACACAATCATGCATCTCCGGCATAAAACAAAGAACTGGGTCCTGA
- the LOC109202206 gene encoding uncharacterized protein LOC109202206 isoform X2, with product MLKNISVSLGLLWYYYSGAETQEGGAADPEPGQQVEELAQMATTLPAGRTPGLDRVRDASDWKSGCSDSVLADTSPTGGPARMQPATAPIPTPEVGAAGLWQGPAPIPALRNKQSVLHRTSRRWGSRRHARGLTSRRRRSRSASHLDSQRWKTRRAKDLTCRRQRSRHAIGPAKPEGLVPRLASPPPEAVWSCACYATAACHAGVPPDPLHHWHHWIPSRPPELTPPCQFSLPGGVGVGLARWVPASVRRWGYVTGLVCGSTAGDADKPERQTQSCISGIKQRTGS from the exons atgctgaaaaacatAAGCGTGTCATTGGGTCTGCTGTGGTATTACTACAGTGGTGCTGAAACCCAGGAGGGGGGCGCAGCAGACCCAGAACCGGGCCAACAAGTGGAGGAGCTGGCCCAAATGGCGACCACGCTGCCAGCAGGAAGAACTCCAGGACTGGATCGTGTGCGGGATGCAAGTGATTGGAAATCTGGCTGCTCTGATTCGGTCCTGGCCGACACTTCCCCCACGGGTGGGCCGGCCAGGATGCAGCCTGCCACTGCACCCATCCCCACTCCTGAGGTGGGAGCAGCTGGTCTCTGGCAGGGGCCTGCACCAATCCCGGCTCTACGGAACAAACAGAGTGTACTCCACCGAACCAGCAGGAGGTGGGG GTCAAGGAGGCACGCGAGGGGCCTCACCAGCCGGAGACGGAGGTCAAGGAGCGCGAGTCACCTCGACAGCCAGAGGTGGAAGACGAGGCGCGCGAAGGACCTCACCTGCCGGAGGCAGAGGTCAAGGCACGCCATCGGTCCTGCGAAGCCGGAGGGCTTGGTGCCCAGACTGGCCTCACCTCCACCAGAGGCTGTTTGGTCCTGTGCCTGCTATGCCACAGCTGCTTGTCACGCGGGCGTCCCCCCGGACCCACTTCATCACTGGCACCACTGGATCCCCAGCCGGCCACCTGAACTCACGCCTCCCTGTCAATTTTCTCTCCCGGGGGGTGTGGGGGTAGGTTTGGCAAGATGGGTCCCGGCCTCAGTTCGGCGATGGGGGTATGTGACGGGGCTGGTCTGCGGTTCCACTGCAGGGGATGCGGACAAACCTGAGCGGCAAACACAATCATGCATCTCCGGCATAAAACAAAGAACTGGGTCCTGA